A genomic segment from Nicotiana tabacum cultivar K326 chromosome 7, ASM71507v2, whole genome shotgun sequence encodes:
- the LOC107830838 gene encoding NADPH-dependent pterin aldehyde reductase-like codes for MTLPPMPTTAGISSMRLAGGEIRTVLITGVSRGLGKALALEMAKRGHCVIGCARSQDKLNALQPELASVTNPPSENKHLLMNVDVSLNSSVEELARAVMEKKGVPDIIVNSAGTINRNNKLWEVPAEEFDSVIDTNIKGTANVLRHFIPLMLEKKQGVIINMSSSWGRSAAAQVAPYCTSKWAIEGLTRSVAKELPPGMAAVALNPGVIYTDMLQSCFGSSASLYQTPESWAPNAANMILNLTAADNGASLSV; via the exons ATGACACTACCGCCAATGCCGACGACGGCAGGAATTTCCAGTATGCGATTAGCCGGAGGAGAGATTCGGACGGTGTTAATTACAGGCGTGAGCCGAGGATTAGGCAAAGCCCTAGCCCTAGAAATGGCGAAGAGAGGCCACTGTGTCATCGGCTGCGCTCGTTCTCAGGACAAGCTCAATGCCCTCCAACCCGAGCTCGCTTCTGTTACCAATCCTCCTTCTGAGAATAAACACCTCCTCATGAACGTCGACGTG AGTTTAAATAGCAGTGTTGAAGAGTTAGCACGTGCTGTTATGGAGAAAAAGGGCGTTCCTGATATTATTG TGAACAGTGCAGGAACTATTAATAGGAACAACAAACTATGGGAAGTGCCAGCTGAAGAGTTTGATTCTGTCATTGATACCAACATAAAAGGAACTGCAAATGTTCTGCGTCACTTTATTCCCCTAATGCTTGAGAAGAAGCAAGGAGTGATCATAAATATGTCTTCTTCATGGGGAAGATCTGCCGCTGCACAG GTGGCACCATATTGTACTTCAAAATGGGCAATAGAGGGTCTGACAAGGTCAGTTGCGAAGGAGTTGCCCCCTGGAATGGCAGCTGTTGCACTTAATCCTGGTGTCATTTACACAGACATGCTTCAGTCGTGCTTTGGCAGTTCAGCATCCCTCTACCAGACACCTGAGTCATG GGCTCCAAATGCAGCTAATATGATACTGAATCTAACTGCAGCTGATAATGGGGCATCTCTTTCGGTCTGA